In the genome of Salinirussus salinus, one region contains:
- a CDS encoding thiolase C-terminal domain-containing protein, whose amino-acid sequence MRDVAIAGAGIIDFGELFEQSFDEMAEQAFMNAVEDVDHGIEPGEIDAAFFGTLDIANDASSGLGASHSTGLFGIPSSRVENACATGSTAFRQATTAVRAGQADVALVLGAEKMRDSAEGLIEGAALDQVWRGRGVTMPAFFGMRATRHMHQYGTTREQIAKVSVKNHENGAKYPHAHYQFTCSVEDVVEGPQVTYPLNLYDCCPVTDGAAATIVVSEDVVEEYTDDPVWVAGSGLSTDSLLRGDDEALVGFPASTQAASQAYDEAGITAEEIDVAEVHDCFTITELVTYEDLGFCEKGKGGEFIDSGAPELDGETPVNPSGGLLAKGHPIGATGVAQINEIYEQLRGEAGAVQVGNDPEYGLQHNAGIGRNATGSISCVNVLSAERP is encoded by the coding sequence ATGAGGGACGTCGCCATCGCCGGTGCCGGCATCATCGACTTCGGCGAGCTCTTCGAGCAGTCCTTCGACGAGATGGCCGAGCAGGCCTTCATGAACGCGGTCGAGGACGTCGACCACGGGATCGAACCCGGGGAGATCGACGCCGCCTTCTTCGGGACGCTCGACATCGCCAACGACGCCTCCAGTGGCCTGGGAGCCTCCCACTCCACGGGCCTGTTCGGCATCCCCTCCAGCCGGGTCGAGAACGCCTGTGCGACCGGGAGTACTGCCTTCCGGCAGGCGACCACCGCGGTCCGGGCGGGGCAGGCCGACGTGGCGCTGGTGCTGGGCGCCGAGAAGATGCGGGACTCCGCCGAGGGGCTGATCGAGGGGGCGGCACTCGACCAGGTCTGGCGGGGCCGGGGCGTGACCATGCCCGCCTTCTTCGGGATGCGCGCCACCCGCCACATGCACCAGTACGGGACCACCCGCGAGCAGATCGCGAAGGTCTCGGTCAAGAACCACGAGAACGGCGCGAAGTACCCCCACGCCCACTACCAGTTCACCTGCAGCGTCGAGGACGTCGTCGAGGGGCCGCAGGTGACCTACCCGCTGAACCTCTACGACTGCTGTCCGGTCACCGACGGCGCCGCCGCGACCATCGTCGTCAGCGAGGACGTCGTCGAGGAGTACACCGACGACCCCGTCTGGGTCGCCGGCTCCGGTCTCTCGACCGACAGTCTGCTGCGCGGCGACGACGAGGCGCTCGTGGGTTTCCCCGCCAGCACCCAGGCCGCCAGCCAGGCCTACGACGAGGCCGGGATCACCGCTGAGGAGATCGACGTCGCCGAGGTCCACGACTGCTTCACGATCACCGAACTCGTGACCTACGAGGACCTCGGCTTCTGCGAGAAGGGCAAGGGCGGGGAGTTCATCGACTCCGGCGCGCCCGAACTCGACGGCGAGACGCCCGTGAATCCGTCGGGCGGCCTGCTCGCGAAGGGCCACCCCATCGGCGCCACCGGCGTCGCACAGATCAACGAGATCTACGAACAGCTGCGGGGCGAGGCCGGCGCCGTCCAGGTCGGCAACGACCCCGAATACGGCCTCCAGCACAACGCCGGCATCGGCCGCAACGCCACCGGCAGCATCTCCTGTGTGAACGTCCTCTCGGCCGAGCGGCCCTGA
- a CDS encoding radical SAM protein, whose translation MHSRGCEQCAKGGKMVVFVYGYCDQRDCFYCPLGENRKNVTDVYANERKVECDQDLIEEARRMDALGSSITGGEPQEVLDRTCRYISLLKDEFGDDHHVHLYTGITGGRENMRRLAEAGLDEIRFHPPLELWGDLHGTEWEDILYIAREEGITPAFEIPGIRGEEEFLEFLDEGAADFCNVNEFEMSDGNFRRMQEEGFERREGHMSAVEGSHEVLETMGDHEKVYFCTSVFKDAAQHRNRLKRMAQNVRRPFDEVTDDGTLVYGKTWVEPARFEELGVPGEFYTEKTDHLELAWWLLEEMVEDGDVPEGEIVEQYPTVEGTVVERTPVVPADDAAAGGSESGTTAD comes from the coding sequence ATGCACTCGCGAGGCTGCGAACAGTGCGCCAAGGGCGGCAAGATGGTCGTCTTCGTCTACGGCTACTGTGACCAGCGGGACTGCTTCTACTGTCCGCTCGGGGAAAACCGCAAGAACGTCACCGACGTCTACGCCAACGAGCGGAAAGTCGAGTGCGACCAGGACCTGATCGAGGAGGCCCGCCGGATGGACGCGCTGGGGTCCTCTATCACCGGCGGCGAGCCCCAGGAGGTCCTCGACCGGACCTGTCGGTACATCTCGCTGCTGAAAGACGAGTTCGGCGACGACCACCACGTCCACCTCTACACCGGTATCACCGGCGGCCGCGAGAACATGCGCCGCCTGGCCGAGGCGGGGCTGGACGAGATCCGCTTTCACCCGCCGCTGGAGCTGTGGGGTGACCTCCACGGCACCGAGTGGGAGGACATTCTCTATATCGCCCGCGAGGAGGGGATCACCCCCGCCTTCGAGATCCCCGGGATCCGCGGCGAGGAGGAGTTCCTGGAGTTCCTGGACGAGGGCGCCGCCGACTTCTGTAACGTCAACGAGTTCGAGATGAGCGACGGCAACTTCCGGCGGATGCAGGAGGAGGGGTTCGAGCGCCGGGAAGGCCACATGAGCGCCGTCGAGGGGAGCCACGAGGTGCTGGAGACGATGGGCGACCACGAGAAAGTCTACTTCTGTACCTCCGTGTTCAAGGACGCCGCCCAGCACCGCAACCGCCTCAAGCGGATGGCTCAAAACGTCCGCCGGCCCTTCGACGAGGTGACCGACGACGGAACGCTCGTCTACGGGAAGACGTGGGTCGAGCCCGCCCGGTTCGAGGAGCTCGGCGTCCCCGGGGAGTTCTACACCGAGAAGACCGACCACCTCGAACTCGCCTGGTGGCTGCTCGAGGAGATGGTCGAGGACGGCGACGTTCCCGAAGGGGAGATCGTCGAGCAGTACCCCACGGTGGAGGGGACGGTCGTCGAGCGAACGCCCGTCGTGCCGGCCGACGACGCGGCGGCCGGCGGGTCGGAGTCCGGCACCACCGCCGACTGA
- a CDS encoding TIGR01548 family HAD-type hydrolase, translating into MNVDAVVLDVDGVLVDVADSYRRAIVESVDRVYGATIAKDDVQSFKNAGGFNNDWELTYAAALFVLARREGMDRSLSGFTAAVEGMGGGLDAALSVVAEELPPAANEQVLGEWDRDRLRETFQALYLGADLYRDLEGGEPPLSAPGYIHDEPVLVTADTVAALTDRWPVGVLTGRPAAEAEIALERAGLDVPPDHRFTMDDWPAAKPDPGALVSLAEAFEADRVAFAGDTLDDVQTAVNATEADDRTYLGVGVLTGGLTGAEGRERFERAGAEAVVETVNDLPGLLS; encoded by the coding sequence ATGAACGTCGATGCCGTCGTGCTGGACGTCGACGGCGTGCTGGTCGACGTCGCGGACTCCTACCGGCGCGCCATCGTCGAGTCGGTCGACCGGGTCTACGGCGCCACCATCGCGAAAGACGACGTGCAGTCGTTCAAGAACGCCGGCGGCTTCAACAACGACTGGGAGCTGACCTACGCCGCCGCCCTCTTTGTCCTGGCGCGCCGCGAGGGGATGGACCGCTCGCTGTCGGGCTTTACCGCGGCGGTCGAGGGGATGGGCGGCGGCCTCGACGCCGCGCTGTCGGTCGTCGCCGAGGAACTCCCGCCCGCCGCCAACGAGCAGGTTCTGGGCGAGTGGGACCGCGACCGCCTGCGCGAGACCTTCCAGGCGCTGTATCTCGGCGCGGACCTCTACCGCGACCTGGAGGGCGGCGAGCCCCCGCTCTCGGCGCCGGGGTACATCCACGACGAACCCGTCCTCGTGACGGCCGACACCGTGGCGGCGCTGACCGACCGCTGGCCCGTCGGCGTGCTCACCGGTCGGCCGGCCGCCGAGGCCGAGATCGCCCTTGAGCGGGCCGGGCTGGACGTCCCCCCCGACCACCGCTTCACCATGGACGACTGGCCGGCCGCGAAACCCGACCCCGGTGCCCTGGTATCGCTGGCCGAGGCCTTCGAGGCCGACCGGGTGGCCTTCGCCGGCGACACACTGGACGACGTCCAGACCGCGGTCAACGCCACCGAGGCCGACGACCGGACCTACCTCGGGGTGGGAGTGCTCACCGGCGGATTGACGGGAGCGGAGGGCCGCGAGCGCTTCGAGCGCGCCGGCGCCGAGGCGGTCGTCGAGACTGTCAACGACCTGCCCGGGCTCCTGTCGTGA
- a CDS encoding acyl-CoA dehydrogenase family protein gives MSFQLTDEQQAIRNAVKEFGEEEIKPVAREHDENREYPEDLRRKAAELDFVAPGIPTEYGGAGMNALSSMIVTEELWRADPGIGSAIGSAGFGTNMIIEYGDEWMKEEWLPPIAAGDAVSCSCISEPAHGSNVAGMETTAEKDGDEYVINGNKMWITNGTVADVGVVMAKTDPGEGHAGITAFLVPTDREGFKTEKIDNKLGIRSSDLGEVILDDVRVSEENVIGEENKGFYQLMNFFASGRTGVAAQAVGVAQAALDSAQEYAGEREQFGQKISEFQAIQHKIAEMATNVEAARSLTYRAAAQIEEDNEMMAAKYASMAKLFASEHAVDVADEAIQVHGGAGFVTDHPVERYYRDARITKIYEGTSEIQKNIIADQIL, from the coding sequence ATGAGCTTCCAGCTCACCGACGAACAGCAGGCGATCCGTAACGCCGTGAAGGAGTTCGGCGAGGAGGAGATCAAGCCGGTCGCGCGCGAGCACGACGAGAACCGGGAGTACCCCGAGGACCTCCGCCGGAAGGCGGCGGAACTGGACTTCGTCGCGCCGGGCATCCCCACCGAGTACGGCGGCGCGGGGATGAACGCCCTCTCGTCGATGATCGTCACCGAGGAGCTGTGGCGCGCGGACCCCGGCATCGGGAGCGCCATCGGCTCCGCCGGCTTCGGCACCAACATGATCATCGAGTACGGCGACGAGTGGATGAAAGAGGAGTGGCTGCCGCCGATCGCCGCCGGTGACGCCGTCTCCTGTTCCTGTATCTCCGAGCCCGCCCACGGCTCCAACGTGGCGGGCATGGAGACCACCGCCGAGAAGGACGGCGACGAGTACGTTATTAATGGCAACAAGATGTGGATCACCAACGGCACCGTCGCCGACGTCGGTGTCGTGATGGCGAAGACCGACCCCGGCGAGGGCCACGCCGGCATCACCGCCTTCCTCGTGCCCACCGACCGCGAGGGCTTCAAGACCGAGAAGATCGACAACAAGCTCGGCATCCGCTCCTCCGACCTCGGCGAGGTCATCCTCGACGACGTCCGCGTCTCCGAGGAGAACGTCATCGGCGAGGAGAACAAGGGCTTCTACCAGCTGATGAACTTCTTCGCCTCCGGCCGCACCGGCGTCGCCGCCCAGGCGGTCGGCGTCGCCCAGGCCGCGCTGGACTCCGCCCAGGAGTACGCGGGCGAGCGCGAGCAGTTCGGCCAGAAGATCAGCGAGTTCCAGGCCATCCAGCACAAGATCGCCGAGATGGCCACCAACGTCGAGGCCGCCCGGTCGCTGACCTACCGTGCCGCCGCCCAGATCGAGGAGGACAACGAGATGATGGCCGCGAAGTACGCCTCGATGGCCAAGCTGTTCGCGAGCGAGCACGCCGTCGACGTCGCCGACGAGGCCATCCAGGTGCACGGCGGCGCCGGCTTCGTCACCGACCACCCCGTCGAGCGCTACTACCGCGACGCCCGGATCACGAAGATCTACGAGGGCACCTCGGAGATCCAGAAGAACATCATCGCCGACCAGATCCTCTAG
- a CDS encoding SDR family NAD(P)-dependent oxidoreductase: MSLDRFSVDGQTAIITGASQGIGREIAEQFAADGADVVVCSREQSKVDEVADGINDADGGRALAIECDVTDRDAVEALVEATVEEFGGLDCLVNNAGASFMAPFDELSPNGWKTIVDINLHGTYHCTQVAGDYLADGGGTVINFASVAGQQGSPEMSPYGAAKAAVINLTSTLSVEWAEKGVRVNCIAPGLVLTPGVESQMGVEAQEIDREEVDRRIGVPSEISDLAQFLASDAASYLIGETVTAKGVPRISEGGD; this comes from the coding sequence ATGAGCCTCGACCGGTTCAGCGTCGACGGACAGACCGCGATCATCACGGGCGCGAGCCAGGGGATCGGCCGCGAGATCGCCGAACAGTTCGCCGCCGACGGCGCCGACGTGGTGGTCTGCTCGCGCGAGCAGTCGAAAGTCGACGAGGTCGCCGACGGGATCAACGACGCCGACGGCGGCCGGGCGCTGGCCATCGAGTGTGACGTGACCGACCGCGACGCCGTCGAGGCGCTCGTGGAGGCGACCGTCGAGGAGTTCGGCGGGCTGGACTGCCTGGTCAACAACGCCGGCGCCAGCTTCATGGCCCCCTTCGACGAGCTCAGCCCCAACGGCTGGAAGACGATCGTCGACATCAACCTCCACGGCACCTACCACTGCACGCAGGTCGCCGGCGACTACCTCGCCGACGGCGGCGGGACGGTCATCAACTTCGCCAGCGTCGCCGGCCAGCAGGGCTCCCCTGAGATGAGCCCCTACGGCGCCGCCAAGGCCGCCGTGATCAACCTCACGAGCACGCTCTCGGTCGAGTGGGCCGAGAAGGGCGTCCGCGTCAACTGCATCGCGCCCGGCCTCGTGCTCACGCCCGGCGTCGAGTCCCAGATGGGCGTCGAGGCACAGGAGATCGACCGCGAGGAGGTCGACCGCCGGATCGGCGTCCCCTCGGAGATCTCCGACCTCGCGCAGTTCCTCGCGAGCGACGCAGCCTCCTATCTCATCGGCGAGACGGTCACCGCCAAGGGCGTCCCGCGGATCAGCGAAGGCGGCGACTGA
- a CDS encoding Zn-ribbon domain-containing OB-fold protein, translating into MHEPPFVRDRAANERLEAWECGSCGYVTIPERREVCKRCGEYPDWNEVQLAERGTVQSYVVQQRLPDEFETPLPVAVVDIPQQGGGEPARVYGLFTETNPDDVEIGMEAEADFRTMFDIDGLPVNSFKFKRPRGDRL; encoded by the coding sequence ATGCACGAGCCGCCCTTCGTCCGCGACCGCGCGGCCAACGAACGGCTCGAGGCCTGGGAGTGTGGCTCCTGTGGCTACGTGACCATCCCCGAACGACGGGAGGTCTGCAAGCGGTGTGGGGAGTACCCCGACTGGAACGAGGTCCAGCTGGCCGAGCGCGGGACGGTCCAGTCCTACGTCGTCCAGCAACGCCTCCCCGACGAGTTCGAGACGCCCCTTCCCGTGGCGGTGGTCGACATCCCCCAGCAGGGGGGCGGCGAGCCCGCCCGGGTGTACGGTCTCTTTACCGAGACCAACCCCGACGACGTCGAGATCGGGATGGAGGCCGAGGCCGACTTCCGGACCATGTTCGACATCGACGGCCTGCCGGTGAATTCCTTCAAGTTCAAGCGCCCGCGGGGTGACCGGCTATGA
- a CDS encoding rubrerythrin-like domain-containing protein encodes MGEQEVDPYDREPPFTYECMECGKRVEADHQPEECPGCGGQMQDLGVPRE; translated from the coding sequence ATGGGAGAGCAAGAGGTCGACCCCTACGACAGGGAACCGCCGTTCACCTACGAGTGTATGGAGTGTGGGAAGCGCGTCGAGGCCGACCACCAGCCCGAGGAGTGTCCCGGCTGTGGCGGGCAGATGCAGGACCTCGGGGTGCCGCGGGAGTGA
- a CDS encoding zinc-dependent alcohol dehydrogenase family protein, producing the protein MRAAVFQDVDEPFEITEVDEPECGPEDVVIETEASGICRSDWHVWQGDWSWVGMLPQEGQIFGHEPAGTVVETGEEVGSVEVGDQVTVPFNLSDGTCPHCRAGLSNICDNLVPLGFTPDAQGAWAERFRVPDADQNAVVLPDGVDPVDAAGLGCRFATSFHGVNHRADVEPGDWVAVHGCGGIGLSAVQIANAAGANVIAVDLQDEKLEFAEDLGAVETVNAAEVDDPAGQAAMIAGGGCDVAVDALGIETTCRNAMDSLGKRGTHLQLGLTTGEEEGEVPLPVDEMVFTERDFVASFGMQPNRFDEIFEMMGSDKLDPSKIIGDTVALDDVPEVLESMSDFDTIGFPVITEF; encoded by the coding sequence ATGCGCGCAGCAGTTTTCCAGGACGTCGACGAACCGTTCGAGATCACCGAGGTCGACGAGCCGGAGTGTGGACCGGAGGACGTCGTCATCGAGACCGAGGCGTCGGGGATCTGCCGGTCGGACTGGCACGTCTGGCAGGGCGACTGGAGCTGGGTCGGTATGCTCCCACAGGAGGGGCAGATCTTCGGCCACGAGCCCGCCGGGACCGTCGTCGAGACCGGCGAGGAGGTCGGGTCGGTCGAGGTCGGCGACCAGGTGACCGTCCCCTTCAACCTGAGCGACGGGACCTGCCCGCACTGCCGGGCGGGGCTGTCGAACATCTGTGACAACCTCGTCCCGCTGGGGTTCACACCGGACGCCCAGGGGGCCTGGGCCGAGCGGTTCAGGGTGCCCGACGCCGACCAGAACGCGGTCGTCCTCCCCGACGGGGTCGACCCGGTCGACGCCGCCGGCCTGGGCTGTCGCTTCGCCACCTCCTTCCACGGCGTCAACCACCGCGCCGACGTCGAGCCCGGCGACTGGGTCGCCGTCCACGGCTGTGGCGGGATCGGCCTCTCGGCGGTCCAGATCGCAAACGCCGCCGGCGCGAACGTCATCGCGGTCGACCTCCAGGACGAGAAGCTCGAGTTCGCCGAGGACCTGGGGGCCGTCGAGACGGTCAACGCCGCCGAGGTCGACGACCCCGCGGGCCAGGCCGCGATGATCGCCGGCGGCGGCTGTGACGTCGCCGTCGACGCGCTCGGGATCGAGACCACCTGCCGCAACGCCATGGACAGCCTCGGCAAGCGGGGCACCCACCTCCAGCTCGGGCTGACGACCGGGGAGGAGGAGGGCGAGGTGCCGCTGCCGGTCGACGAGATGGTGTTCACCGAGCGCGACTTCGTCGCCTCCTTCGGGATGCAGCCCAACCGGTTCGACGAGATCTTCGAGATGATGGGCTCGGACAAGCTCGACCCCTCGAAGATCATCGGCGACACCGTCGCGCTCGACGACGTCCCCGAGGTGCTGGAGTCGATGTCCGACTTCGACACCATCGGCTTCCCCGTCATCACCGAGTTCTGA
- a CDS encoding thioredoxin domain-containing protein yields the protein MTVTLKDFYADWCGPCKTQDPILEDLEEEYEDVSFEKINVDEQQDVANEYQVRSLPTLIIENEDGIVERFVGVTQAEDIEAAFQEAGA from the coding sequence ATGACAGTCACGCTCAAGGACTTCTACGCCGACTGGTGTGGCCCGTGCAAGACCCAGGACCCGATCCTGGAGGACCTCGAGGAGGAGTACGAGGACGTCTCCTTCGAGAAGATCAACGTCGACGAGCAGCAGGACGTCGCCAACGAGTACCAGGTCCGCTCGCTCCCGACGCTGATCATCGAGAACGAGGACGGCATCGTCGAGCGCTTCGTCGGCGTCACCCAGGCCGAGGACATCGAGGCGGCCTTCCAGGAAGCCGGCGCCTGA
- a CDS encoding MBL fold metallo-hydrolase codes for MDDCYRIRVPTPFAVGRVNCYVLHGDGLTLVDPGPASEDSREALAEGLAEEGHELSDVDRVLVTHPHMDHFGDAAAIAAESGAEVCAHTDAVEWLADPDAQFEREQELFEPFLVSMGLPERLSDTVISLPETYRDFRDPVTVDRELEEGDVVDAGIDLEVIHTPGHAPGSVCFLAAGEAIFTGDHLLGHISPNPLLTTRPDDPTERTRSLPDYLDALEKIQGIDAPVGRPGHGDPVTDVDGRVAEIIEHHREREERVANILAAEGPMTAYDVTQELFPDLPATELFPGMSETIGHLDLLEDEDRVAIEEADGVVTYDLAG; via the coding sequence ATGGACGACTGTTACCGCATCAGGGTCCCGACGCCCTTCGCCGTCGGCCGGGTGAACTGCTACGTGCTCCACGGCGACGGCCTCACGCTGGTCGACCCCGGACCGGCCAGTGAGGATTCCCGCGAGGCGCTCGCGGAGGGGCTCGCCGAAGAGGGCCACGAGCTGAGCGACGTCGACCGCGTGCTCGTCACCCACCCGCACATGGACCACTTCGGCGACGCCGCCGCCATCGCCGCCGAGTCGGGCGCGGAGGTCTGTGCCCACACCGACGCCGTCGAGTGGCTGGCCGACCCCGACGCCCAGTTCGAGCGCGAGCAGGAGCTGTTCGAGCCCTTCCTCGTCTCGATGGGGCTGCCCGAACGGCTGAGCGATACAGTCATCTCGCTGCCCGAGACCTACCGGGATTTCCGGGACCCCGTGACCGTCGACCGCGAACTCGAGGAAGGTGACGTCGTCGACGCCGGCATCGACCTCGAGGTCATCCATACGCCGGGCCACGCGCCGGGCTCGGTCTGCTTTCTCGCCGCCGGCGAGGCCATCTTCACCGGCGACCACCTCCTCGGCCACATCTCCCCCAACCCCCTGCTTACGACCCGGCCCGACGACCCGACCGAGCGCACCCGGAGCCTCCCGGACTACCTCGACGCCCTGGAGAAGATCCAGGGGATCGACGCCCCGGTCGGCCGGCCGGGCCACGGCGACCCCGTGACCGACGTCGACGGCCGTGTCGCGGAGATCATCGAACACCACCGCGAGCGCGAGGAACGGGTCGCGAACATCCTCGCCGCCGAGGGACCGATGACGGCCTACGACGTCACCCAGGAGCTGTTCCCGGACCTGCCCGCCACCGAGCTCTTTCCCGGGATGTCCGAGACCATCGGTCACCTCGACCTGCTGGAGGACGAGGACCGGGTCGCCATCGAGGAGGCCGATGGCGTCGTGACCTACGACCTGGCGGGGTGA
- a CDS encoding alpha/beta fold hydrolase, producing the protein MTTHEEWTAKQDSTTVGLDDHEVEVAYYEGGDPADHTVVFLHGIPTWSFLWRDVVGVLEDDYHVLAPDMAGYGNSDMRDGFDRSVRAQEDMLGNLLDDLGVDRPVSLVAHDIGGGAALRMAAHEPEAVENLVLSNAVCYDSWPVEFVSNLGLPDTTEMDFEELEGQLDFAFGDGLYGDAEDHKDFVEGMKVPWLTEEGRRSLSRDAVATNTNHTTELDYAAITADVTCLWGVDDVMQPLAYGERLAEDVAGDGEVVRLEGAFHWVVEDRTEGYREGLADAFGV; encoded by the coding sequence ATGACGACACACGAGGAGTGGACCGCCAAGCAGGACAGCACGACAGTCGGGCTCGACGACCACGAGGTCGAGGTCGCCTACTACGAGGGCGGCGACCCCGCGGACCACACCGTCGTCTTCCTCCACGGCATCCCCACCTGGTCCTTTCTCTGGCGGGACGTCGTCGGAGTACTGGAAGACGATTACCACGTCCTCGCGCCGGACATGGCGGGCTACGGCAACTCCGACATGCGCGACGGCTTCGACCGCTCGGTCCGTGCACAGGAGGACATGCTCGGGAATCTGCTCGACGACCTCGGGGTCGACCGGCCGGTCTCGCTGGTCGCCCACGATATCGGCGGGGGTGCCGCGCTCCGGATGGCCGCCCACGAACCGGAAGCGGTCGAGAATCTCGTCCTCTCGAACGCCGTCTGTTACGACTCCTGGCCCGTCGAGTTCGTCTCGAACCTCGGGCTGCCCGACACCACGGAGATGGATTTCGAGGAACTGGAGGGACAGCTCGATTTCGCCTTCGGGGACGGCCTCTACGGCGACGCGGAGGACCACAAGGACTTCGTCGAAGGGATGAAAGTCCCCTGGCTCACCGAGGAGGGCCGACGCTCCCTGTCGCGAGACGCCGTGGCGACGAACACCAACCACACGACGGAGCTCGACTACGCGGCGATCACCGCCGACGTCACCTGCCTGTGGGGGGTCGACGACGTGATGCAGCCGCTCGCCTACGGCGAACGCCTCGCCGAGGACGTCGCCGGCGACGGCGAGGTCGTCCGGCTGGAGGGGGCCTTCCACTGGGTCGTCGAGGACCGGACGGAGGGCTACCGCGAGGGGCTGGCCGACGCCTTCGGCGTGTAG
- a CDS encoding DUF402 domain-containing protein gives MTVRIRGIYATALTALLEDIVQASPPIRERFEATLPAEPAAAGVATTDDRQGVVVSGEPDRVAAVVGRLRDVAVDTLAWDADLPLGGVYAGTVTEELRPGAVVDCGDGEGFLPYSETERHVETGDSLRVQVAEPAPPWADDRPRLETTVRVPGHLVELVRGGTASVGTGSPELADLVPTEPPEGWAPSWGRDSDDADLNALDEALAAAAGHAEAIDAGLADGPPVGDGPHRYWAGLDTAFVWFGRESRFALDERRREVTATMPGHHRVKAGARAASAAVDFVEAVCPEAGAGGSRGGSVTGDGGDAFPFGAVTRQFGPREGDTVRLDHGKPDGRRVVLGEADVIERDTGGTIRVRREMASRGTYDALGTERRPGDVAVTKLTEGKWWYPTVYRSADGESRGTYVNVCTPVEVFPEAVRYVDLHVDVVKRPDGTVERVDDDELDAAVEAGEVPEPLAERARQVADAVENAL, from the coding sequence ATGACCGTCCGGATCCGCGGGATCTACGCGACCGCCCTGACCGCGCTGCTTGAGGATATCGTCCAGGCCTCGCCGCCGATCCGCGAGCGGTTCGAGGCCACCCTGCCGGCCGAGCCCGCTGCGGCGGGCGTCGCGACGACCGACGACCGCCAGGGCGTCGTCGTCTCGGGCGAGCCCGACCGGGTCGCCGCTGTCGTCGGCCGGCTGCGGGACGTGGCCGTCGACACCCTGGCCTGGGACGCCGACCTGCCGCTGGGCGGCGTCTACGCCGGGACGGTCACCGAGGAGCTCCGTCCCGGCGCGGTCGTCGACTGCGGCGACGGCGAGGGGTTTCTCCCTTACTCCGAGACCGAGCGCCACGTCGAGACCGGGGACAGCCTGCGGGTGCAGGTCGCCGAGCCCGCGCCGCCGTGGGCCGACGACCGCCCGCGCCTGGAGACCACCGTCCGGGTGCCGGGTCACCTGGTCGAACTCGTCCGCGGGGGGACGGCGAGTGTCGGGACCGGGAGCCCGGAGCTGGCCGACCTCGTCCCCACCGAACCGCCGGAGGGGTGGGCGCCGAGCTGGGGCCGGGACAGCGACGACGCCGACCTCAACGCGCTGGATGAGGCACTCGCGGCGGCCGCCGGGCACGCCGAGGCCATCGACGCGGGGCTGGCCGACGGGCCGCCCGTCGGGGACGGACCACACCGCTACTGGGCCGGCCTCGACACCGCCTTCGTCTGGTTCGGCCGGGAGTCGCGGTTCGCGCTGGACGAGCGACGCCGCGAAGTGACTGCGACCATGCCCGGCCACCACCGTGTCAAGGCCGGCGCCCGGGCCGCGAGCGCGGCCGTCGACTTCGTGGAGGCGGTCTGTCCCGAGGCCGGCGCTGGCGGCAGTCGCGGCGGCAGCGTCACCGGCGACGGCGGCGACGCGTTCCCCTTCGGCGCCGTCACCCGGCAGTTCGGGCCACGGGAGGGCGACACCGTGCGGCTCGACCACGGCAAACCCGACGGCCGGCGGGTCGTCCTCGGCGAGGCCGACGTCATCGAGCGCGACACGGGCGGGACCATCAGAGTGCGCCGGGAGATGGCCTCGCGGGGGACCTACGACGCGCTCGGGACCGAGCGCCGGCCCGGCGACGTCGCGGTGACGAAGCTCACGGAAGGAAAGTGGTGGTACCCGACGGTCTACCGGAGCGCCGACGGCGAGTCGAGGGGGACCTACGTCAACGTCTGTACGCCCGTCGAGGTGTTCCCGGAGGCCGTCCGCTACGTCGACCTCCACGTCGACGTGGTCAAGCGGCCCGACGGAACTGTCGAGCGCGTCGACGACGACGAACTCGATGCCGCCGTCGAGGCCGGCGAGGTCCCCGAACCGCTGGCCGAGCGGGCGCGCCAGGTCGCCGACGCCGTCGAGAACGCGCTGTAG
- a CDS encoding preprotein translocase subunit Sec61beta, whose translation MSSSDGGGLMSSAGLVRYFEAEDSNAIRIDPKTVFTFGALFGVLVLLLRLII comes from the coding sequence ATGAGCTCAAGCGACGGTGGCGGGCTGATGTCCAGCGCGGGCCTCGTCCGGTACTTCGAGGCCGAGGACTCGAACGCCATCCGCATCGACCCCAAGACGGTGTTCACCTTCGGCGCCCTGTTCGGCGTGCTCGTGCTCCTCCTGCGGCTCATCATCTAG